Within Felis catus isolate Fca126 chromosome A1, F.catus_Fca126_mat1.0, whole genome shotgun sequence, the genomic segment CCAGCAGCATTGAAAGCCCTGGGCAGACAGGGGCATCTCTTTTGGATCAACCCTTGGTGGTGACAGGAACATGAGGCTCGGGAACCATGCTGGCCATGAAACAGAGACAGGGCACGCAGGGAAAGCATCCCAGCATCCGTTAGTCAGCCCCACACGGCTTACCACAGCCTCACAACACCCATAGGTGGGGAATATTGAGATCCtcttcagaagaggaaactgaggcccaggaagtaAAAGCACATGCCTGAGGACATTTTCAGCTGCCCTGGAGAAAGTATGCCAGCTCCTCAGGTTTAGAAGCCCATCCTGACCCCATCGTGAGTCTCCTCCAGCGTGGGACATCCCAGAGCATGTGGGCAGGAAGCTCCAGAGTCCCGCTTTGGCTGTGGCTAGCCCCTCCAGAGCCCAGGCCCCAGGGGAAGGTCCCACCACCTGCTGGGGGGGATCAGCTTTGCTGGAGGGAGTGTCTGCAGCTGCCCCTGAAGAATTGGACTGGAATGTCCCAGTTCCAAAAGAGGGGCAGTGGgtaagggggcggggggagggcgggggcgaTGGAAGAGGCTGGCATACCCTAGTTACACTGTGACACCTGAAGAGGTAAAGCTCGGCATCTAACCACAAAGGAGTGTGTCTGAGTATCACTAGAGAGTCACAGAGGCATACACCACTCTACAGTTTTTCTGAGCCTTTCATTTCATCATCTGCGCTCATCTCCACAACAGCCTAGTTGGGGTTAGGCAAGGaacctgaggcccagaaaggcctAGAAGCCAGCTGCCCAACATCCCACAATGATGAACAATTCCAAAACCCTGGGCAAGGCCCTCTCTCCTGCTGTCCCAGCCAGAGGTCACCAGCTGCCCTTCACAGACACACActgctgtgtatgtgtgtcgGGCCAGCCCCCCACACCTGCCTCTCTCAAGGGCATCTGCAACCAGGTAGGTTTGGACTCCAGTCTCCTCAGCATAGAATTCTTCCGGCCGGCCCCTGGTCAAAGAGGAATAGTGGAAACACTGCCGCATGGGGACTCTGAGCCCTGGAAGCTACTGATTCTAGAGGCGGGAGCAGGCTGGCCACATTCATTCACAGTCTTGCACATGTACACCCACACTCAGCCAGCCGGCAGAGGAGCCCTGCCCAGGAGGGCCCTGGAGGAGGCTGATCACTGGGCCCAGGGTGGCCTCCTGCCTCCACTCCCTTCTtggctgggcagggagagggcacgGAGGGTCAAGGTTGCAGTTCAGCCGGACTAAGCCGCAGGTGCAAACAAGGAGAGCCCCAATCTGTACTAGGGGACTGGGTGCGGGGTGGGAGGCAACCGGTCGCAGTACTCTTTCTCGACACAGCCAGGGACTTGACGTGGGCCTGGCCCCAGGCTGGTCCTCGCTTTGGCCAAAGGCTGTGGCCAAACTGGGCAGGTGGTCCGGCCGCCAAGAACTGGTAGCGTCCCCATAGGTCGGGATCCCTAGCAGCTGGCAGCTAGGGGACCGGAGCAGGAAGGGGGTGTCCCGGAGGGGACGGGAGAGGGGTCTCGTGGGGAGCAGACGATGTTGGCATCCCCACGAAATTCCCTCCCCCGGGCCCCGAAGGCTGTGACGGAGGCGTGGGCTCCGCAGAACTGCGGGAGGTTCGGCGAGCTACCTGGGGGGCCAGAGGGGACGTCTGTTGCAGCCTCCTCCCTGAGGCCTGCCCGGAGCGGCCGAGCTGGGGGGCCGAAGCCCAGGTCAGACTCCCGCGCCAAGGGCGCCTGCCCCACCCCAGGCGCGGCGCAGGGGTCCGAGAGAGCACATTTGCAGGGGTTGCGGTGAGCAGCGTAACCTGCCGCCGGCCCCTCCAGAGGAGCTTCGCGGTCGGTCCCTGGTCCCGCGCCTCCGCGCTTCAGTGTCTGGAAACGCACACCGCACCCTGCCACCCCCGCCCACTTCTCAGACGGGCACCTCGCGGGCGAAGGGCTGCGGTTTGGCCAAGGTCGCCCGGAAAGCGAGACCTCGGCGACCGGCCCCACCCCCGAGCCCAGTCCCCGGCCCCCGCCGCGTCCCACTCACCATGCTGGCGCCGCTCCGCGCCCCTAGCGCGCGACAGTTCCCTCGCGCGGATTCGAACGCTCCCTCCAAGCGTCGGCTCCAGGCGAGAATGCGAGCCGGGCCGGAGCGACCAGGCGGCAGGCGCCTGGAAAACGCGGCCAGCCGACCAGGCGGGCGGGCGCCGGAGCCGGATTGGCGAGGGAGGGACGCGCTCCGCAGCGCTCGCTCGCCTGCCCCAGAGGCGGAGGGAAAACCCGGCCTGACTCACCGGCGCGccgccagcccagagcccggccgGGCCCCCGGAtgtggggggcggggacggggggcAACCCCCGCCCACCGCGAGCCAACCTGAGCCCCGCCCGGGCTCGCCGCGCCGCCCAGCCGCCGCGCGCCGGAGCCGCCCGAGCCCCCTGCCGGCTGCGCCCCGCGCCGCGCGGATTCCCGGCGGGTCGGCAGCCCCCGCGCAGCCGACGTCCCCGGAGGGCGTCCAgccagcccccctcctcctcctcccggccTCGCCCGTTCCTCTTCGTTTCCAGAACTCGGCAGCTTCCGAAGAGGCGCGTTCAACTCCCAGATCCTCGCCGCCTCCTCTTAGGTAAGCATTGTTACCCGTTTTGAGGTTGAGCAAAAGGTACTCCGAGAGCTGGAGAGATTGACCCCAAGGTCTCCGGCTCGTTAGCGACTGAATTGGgcgctttttttttcttttcttttcttctcttttcttttctttcctttccttttttcttttcttctctctctctctctctctctctcttctttttgttttgccgCCAGAGTCTTACAGGGGCAGCAGATTCAGATGCCCTCAGGGGCCAGACGATGTGAGTCAAATGGGTGTAGGACAGTAgaggagatggagacagagacagagatgaacaCCTAAAGGCATTCagactcaaaaaattaaagcaggTGTCTTCCTCAAAAAGCTCAGCAGAGTCCTCGAATGACCCATCAATTCCACTTCAAGGTGTATACcccaaagaatttgaaaataggGACCCAAGTATTTGTACACCAATGGTCATAGCGGGACTCTTCACAGTAGCCAAAGGTGGACACAGTCCattgcccatcaactgatgaatggacgaACACATTGTGGTATATCAATGCCGTGGAATaatattcaaccataaaaaggaatgaacttctGATACCTgttacagcatggatgaacctccaaaaaattatgctaagtgtaataaaCCAGGCACAGAAAGCCCCCTGTGGTATCATTTCACTTGTATGAAGTAGGTAAATCCCTAGAGACACAAAGCAGATTGGTGCCAGAGGCTGTAGGGAGGGAGAAATGAGTGACGCTTAATGCGCATGGAGTTTCCTTTTCGGATGAGGAAATGTTTTGGAACATgagaggtggtggttgcacaacatcgTGAGTGTACTAAATGCCATTGAATTGGacgctttaaaatggttaatttgaCGTTGTGTGAATTTAACCACAGTTAAGAAAAGAAAGCACGTCACCCGTGGATCAGACTTGGCTCATGCgtcaccagtttgcaatcccttGGATTCTGTGCTGTCCTTACCCGTTTACTAACAATGGGGGTGCCAAATATAAGAGGATTCATCTCTAAGAAAACGCAGCACTGCTACTTTGGATATTAGCTCTTGAGGAGCCCCCAGTCTGGGAGGGTTACTCACTGGGACAGATAAAAATTTAGCACAAGGACACACTTTACCGTTTTGGGGACCTGTGGAAAGGCCTCACTGGGGAAATCGCTTTTGAGGTGGTACTTGAACGGTGGGAGGCATTTCCAGGGAGGAGCATGCTCACCATTGTCAAGAGCCTAtagaggcgcccgggtggctcagtaggttaaacgtccaacttcggattagttcataatctcatggtttgtgagttcgagcctggcattgcactctctgctgtcagcacggagcctgctttggatcctctgtctcccctctctctgcccctcttccgctcgtgtgctctctctcttaatctcaaaagtaaattaattaaaaaaaaaacacagcaccTTATCCAAGATCTTCTgaccactcccccaccccaagtccaATGTTCTTTCTCTGTACCAGGCtgccagagggaggtgggagaggaagggtgTTCAGTATTTTGGAACATCCCAACAGGagggaaagaaatcagaaaatacccTGGAGCCTAGAGATGTTAAacacagggaggagaggggaggggagaagggcaggagggtCCTGGCTGAATGGAATCCTGGGAAAGTGGCTGCACAATGgaggggagcagagcagaggctGGGGGTACCTTGGTCGCTGCATAGGGAGCTGGAACCACTTCACTGAACTGGACTGGGTGCAGAATGCAGGGGggctggagcaggggcagagagcagccTGGCTCTATCCCTCTAACAGAACTCTCGTTAGAGAAACAaaattgaggcgcctgggtggctgagtcggttaagggtctgactctaaatttcagctcaggtcatgatctcatgattcatgagttcgagccctgcattgggctctgcactggcagtgtgtagcctgcttgggatattctctctctctctctctctctctctctctctctctctccctccccgcttccccagctcgctctctctctcaaagtaaataaaaaaataagctaagaaaaagaaagaaacaaaattgaccATGCCCCCTCCAGCCTGGCTATCTGTCTCCCACTTCCTGCATAGGTCTAGACTCCAGGCTGGTAAggacatcaccaccaccacccccatccctcctGCCAATCTGGGTAGCTGGCCTAGCAGGTGCTCCTTCCTGCCTGGTTTCTCTGAGCCCTTGAGTTTGTCCTGATCCCTTGGATGGGGAGTGCAGGGCAGAGGGGACCCACTGCCCCAAGGGAGAGGCAGCTTTGGTCCCAATCCAGAAAGTTCCTCCTTGTCCACCCCCATATGCCCTGTGCCCTCTACCCTCATGCCTTCCTGTGCACATTCACAAGCATGAACCTTAGGGCATAAACCGTAGAGCATTACATTGAACCCTGGAGTACCTTCATCCCAGCCTCCTCTGATGGAAAAACTCCCCCAGAACGCATATCAGAGCTAGTTCCTGGCAGAGCTGGGCCTGGAAGCTGGATGTCTTGCCTCCTAGACATGGGGCTTACTGTGTTCAGCCACAGTGATGCCAAGGGGTGCGGCACTTTGGGCACCAggccaggggaagggaagcaagctCCCTGGCTGCACCCACTTCCTGAATCGGCTGACCTGGGAccatttaatttctctctttgcacctcagttttctcaccttgAAAAGGAGATCATGTGAAGTAACGTGAAGCACTCGACACAGT encodes:
- the LOC109499762 gene encoding translation initiation factor IF-2-like, which codes for MLASPRNSLPRAPKAVTEAWAPQNCGRFGELPGGPEGTSVAASSLRPARSGRAGGPKPRGASRSVPGPAPPRFSVWKRTPHPATPAHFSDGHLAGEGLRFGQAQSPAGPPDVGGGDGGQPPPTASQPEPRPGSPRRPAAARRSRPSPLPAAPRAARIPGGSAAPAQPTSPEGVQPAPLLLLPASPVPLRFQNSAASEEARSTPRSSPPPLRCHWRRSTAFIESVFPMTQLWTSGKGGVYEVGRNEVNTTQTEVLTVEIMKRYQLVGREGGLNDPPLG